The stretch of DNA ACTGGTTTGATGACAAATTTCTATCCTTCAATGTGTGCTTCTCACAAATGGTCTTGATTCACACCTTTGGGACTCTGAACTGTTACATCATGGGGATTATGGCTTTGGATCGTTACATAGCCATATGTTTTCCTCTTAGATATCCTGTGGTTATGCAAAATCGCACCATGATAATCCTCAATAGTGTTGCCTGGGTTTTCTCCTTTGTTACTCCTGCTATCAGCTCTGCGCATGACTACAGGCTTCCATATTGTGGGCCAAATCAAATCTTTCAGTGTTATTGTGATCATTTTTCCATTGTTTCACAGGCATGTGCTGACCACAGTTATAATACACTGATTGCCTTCATATTAGCCATGCTGGTGCTTCTGATACCCCTGGTTTTCATAATCTACTCCTACATTCACATCATTTTTAGCGTAGCGAGAATAGCCAGTTCACAGGGCCGGTGGAAAACCTTCTCCACCTGCAGCACTCAGTTGTGTATCATCGTTCTTTACTTTCTGCCGCGCTGCATTGTCTATATTTTCAATGTGGCTGGTCTTTATATCAACATAGACTTCCGCATCACACTTATCCTTTTCTACAGTCTGTTTCCCCCCCTTGTCAACCCCTTCATTTACTGCTTTAGAACAAAAGAGATCAAACAGGCACTGGCTCGCTGGTTCAGTGTAATAAAGCTCAACAAGAAGTCCTCCATTGCTGCTATTGTCAAATGACAGTCCCCATAGACTCTGAATATGTAGTGGGAGAGACTCATTAAAAGCACAACAAGTTATGGTGTATAGTGAAATTATGGGGAAACACAGATCTCTTTAAAATATTGGTTTTGTGTatcatgtatgttttctcattaagggtgattcacaaatgtgcatcatcacacaaaaaaaaacaccttgatTTTAGTCTGCCAGTAAATGGAGATGATAGGCATGGTATCAACTGTGGGTAAAAAGTGGGAATATACAAAGTACATTCATTCATCTGATTTCTTAATTTCTCTGCAGATTTAGTGTGATCTAACAATGTTAACTTTCATGAATATGGCTTAATGTGTTTAAAATTCCTAAAGTTGTACGTAGCATGTGAAGCATATTATTATGTACTGTAAAATTCATATCCTCTtcaagatcttttttttctgtgcaaaTTGTCTGTCTTGAAATGTCAAAGTTTGCTTGGCAAAATATTAAAGGAATATTCATATAGTTTGCAATTCAAGAAAGGCTATTTCAGCTTCCTTAATTTTACCCAATGCATTTAATTAGTTACACCTCGAaaaggtgtctgtctgtccagtcATGGTTGAAGTTACCGTGTGGTTGTTGTTTTAATATGGAGGATGGTAAACGGATTAACATCACTAAACTATTTTTTACAGTATTACCGTTTTAGACTAAGAAATCAGTGGCAGTAAAGAACAGATATAATTACTTTGTAAAGATGACTATTAACAAACCAtaactatataaaaaaaaagcattttacaAAATGTACTTCATTACACTAGGTGGACTATTGTTTGCTCATATTTACAAATGATAAAAGTGTGCCTGGTGCACCACTCTTTCCCACAACCAGAGTCACTACAGGCATAAGTAATGTATCACTAATAGTTAATATTGATGTTAGTTGTGGACATTTAGTTATTGACAATAAGCTTGACATAGGTAGTGTATAGGCATACCCTTTCTTATAGACAATTACATTCATCTGGCTACCctttacaaaatatattttttaatctcTTAATCTTTACATTTTTATCTCGTAAGGCACAGGCAAACATTTCTTTCAGTCGCTTTAAACTATTAAAAACTGATTTGCATGCCACCATGGGCAAGAAGTGCCTCTCACAACTCACAACAAGCTGCAAACATTTTACTTGGAGAAGGTGGTTAGCAAATTTGTGGGAATGAAATGTTTCAAGGTGAATTTGATGGGTTCATGTTGTCTCAGAGTTATAGGCCTATAGCACAGCCACTTCTACTGTGAAATCAAATACAGAATGTTAGCCTATAATTTCAAAAAATCCATCAATcagttttatgtctatgtgacaTGAGCTGTGGGTATTTCACCCAGAGAATATTAAACTAGAGCCCAATTAGGCACACAAGCCTTTGAAACACAGGttcaaaacacaccacacaggagtCGTGAATCCCATAATAATCTGTTTATTAGAAAAAACTTAAGTAGTAGTGAGGGtcaaggttgacggatccccattcactttgaatggggagatgtcatcctttgccgaactgaattgtggttcCGTTGCGCtgcgtttcatgcgttgcttgcagcaagagttgaaaaatgttcaaaaatgctagccaatcagatcgcgtttatgctcacgtctaaagagcgcaaagctaaaaaaaataatatggcggaccaaactccgtagatagtcgtatttgtacctaaaagttgtttgtttgactttttttgcttagattttttaaaagttaccgagaaatacaccttgcgaggtgtctgagccacctatctaatgttagcatgctactactcacaaggtaaggtaaacagcttgctagtggcgtgattggttcgTTGACCTGtgaatctcactataacgtctccgttatcaacacaactccatgcgccagactcctcctctgtcatccgttggatcaacgcattccaacgcaaacgtgtgacagagcattcacacgcttccgttggaatgcgttgatctgtcagggttgacggatctccattcactttgaatggggtgacgtcatcctttgccgaactgaattatggctccgttg from Clupea harengus chromosome 8, Ch_v2.0.2, whole genome shotgun sequence encodes:
- the LOC105901040 gene encoding olfactory receptor 2AT4-like, with protein sequence MWEGNNETGFRIKEFILVGFPGLHPDYYGLVAFILCLVYVTTVVGNSVLVVTFVHEPSLHKPMYIIMLSLALSDIGFSTVALPKIISRYWFDDKFLSFNVCFSQMVLIHTFGTLNCYIMGIMALDRYIAICFPLRYPVVMQNRTMIILNSVAWVFSFVTPAISSAHDYRLPYCGPNQIFQCYCDHFSIVSQACADHSYNTLIAFILAMLVLLIPLVFIIYSYIHIIFSVARIASSQGRWKTFSTCSTQLCIIVLYFLPRCIVYIFNVAGLYINIDFRITLILFYSLFPPLVNPFIYCFRTKEIKQALARWFSVIKLNKKSSIAAIVK